A region from the Takifugu rubripes chromosome 22, fTakRub1.2, whole genome shotgun sequence genome encodes:
- the palmda gene encoding palmdelphin isoform X1, whose protein sequence is MEECDLLKERLQAITEKRRVQADIRQKKLELDQEKLKLQHLKKKSVRDKWLLQDSTSHDGTESPQQYTLLPDQQQTRALQLSIHRIEKEVEFLEREESMISTNESFILNQLKAVEKSSEDIIKEAHNSFVPEPYPIIPHGPHIPAYLAPPANKHCESMTPRKTLFAMEINVTKNLLTGENTVVSTATVPAEELKHHGGLKVYDDGRKCVYALNSREGSNDLSNGSKLSANEVEELLKSATVHRQANYRNPHLNHPRRGKPGFYNNQQETEVEGADFQHLRGHHGNNMSKNVFTFRESYMGLEHQHGHKEKQYRTQDERVNHSNHNNRYNHGNHKDVCSSSYQVKNCVLENWPASHHENSVGGPLPRSQNQEVLSPRQSQLCYTPASYIPLSDYITVDEEELFCFSPDGSTATATATYSGPAHSKRAPSPLYADDTPYTILNNVDTTEPITAIFMGFQLTQDDSEQMPECEASLKAELIIIDDSDDETKETKTDPGSNSCQAGSPAVGNVGVGDRWMEKQVATATGGVKQVSPAM, encoded by the exons ATGGAGGAGTGTGACCTGTTGAAGGAGAGGCTCCAGGCCATCACA GAGAAGCGTCGTGTTCAAGCAGACATTAGACAGAAGAAACTGGAACTGGATCAGGAGAAACTTAAACTTCAGCATCTAAAG AAAAAGTCTGTGAGAGACAAATGGCTCCTGCAGGACTCAACTTCCCACGATGGAACAGAGTCTCCACAGCAGTACACTCTACTGCCTGACCAGCAACAGACCAGAGCACTGCAGCTCAGTATCCACag GATAGAGAAGGAGGTGGAGTTTCTGGAGAGGGAGGAGTCTATGATTTCCACCAATGAGAGCTTCATTCTTAATCAACTGAAGGCTGTTGAGAAAAGTTCAGAGGATATAATCAAG GAAGCCCACAACAGCTTTGTTCCAG AGCCTTATCCAATCATCCCACATGGCCCCCATATCCCAGCATACCTTGCTCCACCAGCCAACAAACACTGTGAATCAATGACACCCAGAAAAA CTTTGTTTGCCATGGAAATCAATGTGACTAAGAATTTACTGACTGGGGAGAACACAGTGGTTTCCACTGCAACAGTTCCTGCTGAAGAACTGAAGCATCACGGAGGGCTCAAGGTCTATGACGATGGCAGGAAGTGTGTTTATGCCTTGAATTCACGAGAG GGTTCAAATGACCTGAGCAATGGTTCCAAGCTCTCTGCCAATGAAGTGGAAGAGCTACTGAAGAGTGCCACTGTGCACCGCCAAGCAAACTACCGAAACCCACACCTGAACCATCCCAGGCGGGGCAAGCCAGGTTTTTACAATAACCAGCAAGAGACAGAAGTGGAAGGGGCTGACTTCCAACATCTCCgaggtcaccatggtaacaacaTGTCAAAAAACGTCTTCACCTTTAGGGAAAGCTATATGGGGTTAGAGCATCAGCATGGTCACAAGGAAAAACAATACAGAACACAAGACGAGAGGGTTAACCATAGCAACCATAACAATCGATACAACCATGGCAACCATAaggatgtctgcagcagctcgtACCAAGTGAAAAACTGTGTTCTGGAAAATTGGCCTGCTAGCCACCACGAAAACAGTGTTGGCGGTCCTCTTCCTAGATCACAAAACCAGGAGGTACTATCACCCCGACAATCGCAGCTCTGCTACACTCCAGCCAGTTACATTCCTCTCAGTGACTACATCACCGTGGATGAGGAGGAACTGTTCTGCTTTAGCCCAGATGGAAGCAcagccaccgccaccgccacaTACAGTGGCCCAGCTCACTCTAAACGAGCACCCTCCCCTCTGTATGCCGATGATACCCCATACACAATTCTCAACAATGTGGACACCACCGAGCCAATCACTGCCATCTTCATGGGCTTTCAGTTGACGCAGGATGACAGTGAGCAGATGCCAGAGTGTGAGGCTTCCCTGAAGGCGGAGCTGATCATCATCGATGACAGCGATGATGAGACCAAAGAGACCAAGACTGATCCAGGAAGCAACAGCTGTCAGGCAGGAAGTCCAGCTGTTGGAAATGTTGGAGTtggagacagatggatggagaagcaggtggcaacag
- the palmda gene encoding palmdelphin isoform X2 — MEECDLLKERLQAITEKRRVQADIRQKKLELDQEKLKLQHLKKKSVRDKWLLQDSTSHDGTESPQQYTLLPDQQQTRALQLSIHRIEKEVEFLEREESMISTNESFILNQLKAVEKSSEDIIKEAHNSFVPEPYPIIPHGPHIPAYLAPPANKHCESMTPRKTLFAMEINVTKNLLTGENTVVSTATVPAEELKHHGGLKVYDDGRKCVYALNSREGSNDLSNGSKLSANEVEELLKSATVHRQANYRNPHLNHPRRGKPGFYNNQQETEVEGADFQHLRGHHGNNMSKNVFTFRESYMGLEHQHGHKEKQYRTQDERVNHSNHNNRYNHGNHKDVCSSSYQVKNCVLENWPASHHENSVGGPLPRSQNQEVLSPRQSQLCYTPASYIPLSDYITVDEEELFCFSPDGSTATATATYSGPAHSKRAPSPLYADDTPYTILNNVDTTEPITAIFMGFQLTQDDSEQMPECEASLKAELIIIDDSDDETKETKTDPGSNSCQAGSPAVGNVGVGDRWMEKQVATGGVKQVSPAM, encoded by the exons ATGGAGGAGTGTGACCTGTTGAAGGAGAGGCTCCAGGCCATCACA GAGAAGCGTCGTGTTCAAGCAGACATTAGACAGAAGAAACTGGAACTGGATCAGGAGAAACTTAAACTTCAGCATCTAAAG AAAAAGTCTGTGAGAGACAAATGGCTCCTGCAGGACTCAACTTCCCACGATGGAACAGAGTCTCCACAGCAGTACACTCTACTGCCTGACCAGCAACAGACCAGAGCACTGCAGCTCAGTATCCACag GATAGAGAAGGAGGTGGAGTTTCTGGAGAGGGAGGAGTCTATGATTTCCACCAATGAGAGCTTCATTCTTAATCAACTGAAGGCTGTTGAGAAAAGTTCAGAGGATATAATCAAG GAAGCCCACAACAGCTTTGTTCCAG AGCCTTATCCAATCATCCCACATGGCCCCCATATCCCAGCATACCTTGCTCCACCAGCCAACAAACACTGTGAATCAATGACACCCAGAAAAA CTTTGTTTGCCATGGAAATCAATGTGACTAAGAATTTACTGACTGGGGAGAACACAGTGGTTTCCACTGCAACAGTTCCTGCTGAAGAACTGAAGCATCACGGAGGGCTCAAGGTCTATGACGATGGCAGGAAGTGTGTTTATGCCTTGAATTCACGAGAG GGTTCAAATGACCTGAGCAATGGTTCCAAGCTCTCTGCCAATGAAGTGGAAGAGCTACTGAAGAGTGCCACTGTGCACCGCCAAGCAAACTACCGAAACCCACACCTGAACCATCCCAGGCGGGGCAAGCCAGGTTTTTACAATAACCAGCAAGAGACAGAAGTGGAAGGGGCTGACTTCCAACATCTCCgaggtcaccatggtaacaacaTGTCAAAAAACGTCTTCACCTTTAGGGAAAGCTATATGGGGTTAGAGCATCAGCATGGTCACAAGGAAAAACAATACAGAACACAAGACGAGAGGGTTAACCATAGCAACCATAACAATCGATACAACCATGGCAACCATAaggatgtctgcagcagctcgtACCAAGTGAAAAACTGTGTTCTGGAAAATTGGCCTGCTAGCCACCACGAAAACAGTGTTGGCGGTCCTCTTCCTAGATCACAAAACCAGGAGGTACTATCACCCCGACAATCGCAGCTCTGCTACACTCCAGCCAGTTACATTCCTCTCAGTGACTACATCACCGTGGATGAGGAGGAACTGTTCTGCTTTAGCCCAGATGGAAGCAcagccaccgccaccgccacaTACAGTGGCCCAGCTCACTCTAAACGAGCACCCTCCCCTCTGTATGCCGATGATACCCCATACACAATTCTCAACAATGTGGACACCACCGAGCCAATCACTGCCATCTTCATGGGCTTTCAGTTGACGCAGGATGACAGTGAGCAGATGCCAGAGTGTGAGGCTTCCCTGAAGGCGGAGCTGATCATCATCGATGACAGCGATGATGAGACCAAAGAGACCAAGACTGATCCAGGAAGCAACAGCTGTCAGGCAGGAAGTCCAGCTGTTGGAAATGTTGGAGTtggagacagatggatggagaagcaggtggcaacag
- the palmda gene encoding palmdelphin isoform X4, whose protein sequence is MEECDLLKERLQAITEKRRVQADIRQKKLELDQEKLKLQHLKKKSVRDKWLLQDSTSHDGTESPQQYTLLPDQQQTRALQLSIHRIEKEVEFLEREESMISTNESFILNQLKAVEKSSEDIIKEAHNSFVPEPYPIIPHGPHIPAYLAPPANKHCESMTPRKTLFAMEINVTKNLLTGENTVVSTATVPAEELKHHGGLKVYDDGRKCVYALNSREGSNDLSNGSKLSANEVEELLKSATVHRQANYRNPHLNHPRRGKPGFYNNQQETEVEGADFQHLRGHHDHKTRRYYHPDNRSSATLQPVTFLSVTTSPWMRRNCSALAQMEAQPPPPPHTVAQLTLNEHPPLFDAG, encoded by the exons ATGGAGGAGTGTGACCTGTTGAAGGAGAGGCTCCAGGCCATCACA GAGAAGCGTCGTGTTCAAGCAGACATTAGACAGAAGAAACTGGAACTGGATCAGGAGAAACTTAAACTTCAGCATCTAAAG AAAAAGTCTGTGAGAGACAAATGGCTCCTGCAGGACTCAACTTCCCACGATGGAACAGAGTCTCCACAGCAGTACACTCTACTGCCTGACCAGCAACAGACCAGAGCACTGCAGCTCAGTATCCACag GATAGAGAAGGAGGTGGAGTTTCTGGAGAGGGAGGAGTCTATGATTTCCACCAATGAGAGCTTCATTCTTAATCAACTGAAGGCTGTTGAGAAAAGTTCAGAGGATATAATCAAG GAAGCCCACAACAGCTTTGTTCCAG AGCCTTATCCAATCATCCCACATGGCCCCCATATCCCAGCATACCTTGCTCCACCAGCCAACAAACACTGTGAATCAATGACACCCAGAAAAA CTTTGTTTGCCATGGAAATCAATGTGACTAAGAATTTACTGACTGGGGAGAACACAGTGGTTTCCACTGCAACAGTTCCTGCTGAAGAACTGAAGCATCACGGAGGGCTCAAGGTCTATGACGATGGCAGGAAGTGTGTTTATGCCTTGAATTCACGAGAG GGTTCAAATGACCTGAGCAATGGTTCCAAGCTCTCTGCCAATGAAGTGGAAGAGCTACTGAAGAGTGCCACTGTGCACCGCCAAGCAAACTACCGAAACCCACACCTGAACCATCCCAGGCGGGGCAAGCCAGGTTTTTACAATAACCAGCAAGAGACAGAAGTGGAAGGGGCTGACTTCCAACATCTCCgaggtcaccatg ATCACAAAACCAGGAGGTACTATCACCCCGACAATCGCAGCTCTGCTACACTCCAGCCAGTTACATTCCTCTCAGTGACTACATCACCGTGGATGAGGAGGAACTGTTCTGCTTTAGCCCAGATGGAAGCAcagccaccgccaccgccacaTACAGTGGCCCAGCTCACTCTAAACGAGCACCCTCCCCTCT TTGACGCAGGATGA
- the palmda gene encoding palmdelphin isoform X3 gives MEECDLLKERLQAITEKRRVQADIRQKKLELDQEKLKLQHLKKKSVRDKWLLQDSTSHDGTESPQQYTLLPDQQQTRALQLSIHRIEKEVEFLEREESMISTNESFILNQLKAVEKSSEDIIKEAHNSFVPEPYPIIPHGPHIPAYLAPPANKHCESMTPRKTLFAMEINVTKNLLTGENTVVSTATVPAEELKHHGGLKVYDDGRKCVYALNSREGSNDLSNGSKLSANEVEELLKSATVHRQANYRNPHLNHPRRGKPGFYNNQQETEVEGADFQHLRGHHGNNMSKNVFTFRESYMGLEHQHGHKEKQYRTQDERVNHSNHNNRYNHGNHKDVCSSSYQVKNCVLENWPASHHENSVGGPLPRSQNQEVLSPRQSQLCYTPASYIPLSDYITVDEEELFCFSPDGSTATATATYSGPAHSKRAPSPL, from the exons ATGGAGGAGTGTGACCTGTTGAAGGAGAGGCTCCAGGCCATCACA GAGAAGCGTCGTGTTCAAGCAGACATTAGACAGAAGAAACTGGAACTGGATCAGGAGAAACTTAAACTTCAGCATCTAAAG AAAAAGTCTGTGAGAGACAAATGGCTCCTGCAGGACTCAACTTCCCACGATGGAACAGAGTCTCCACAGCAGTACACTCTACTGCCTGACCAGCAACAGACCAGAGCACTGCAGCTCAGTATCCACag GATAGAGAAGGAGGTGGAGTTTCTGGAGAGGGAGGAGTCTATGATTTCCACCAATGAGAGCTTCATTCTTAATCAACTGAAGGCTGTTGAGAAAAGTTCAGAGGATATAATCAAG GAAGCCCACAACAGCTTTGTTCCAG AGCCTTATCCAATCATCCCACATGGCCCCCATATCCCAGCATACCTTGCTCCACCAGCCAACAAACACTGTGAATCAATGACACCCAGAAAAA CTTTGTTTGCCATGGAAATCAATGTGACTAAGAATTTACTGACTGGGGAGAACACAGTGGTTTCCACTGCAACAGTTCCTGCTGAAGAACTGAAGCATCACGGAGGGCTCAAGGTCTATGACGATGGCAGGAAGTGTGTTTATGCCTTGAATTCACGAGAG GGTTCAAATGACCTGAGCAATGGTTCCAAGCTCTCTGCCAATGAAGTGGAAGAGCTACTGAAGAGTGCCACTGTGCACCGCCAAGCAAACTACCGAAACCCACACCTGAACCATCCCAGGCGGGGCAAGCCAGGTTTTTACAATAACCAGCAAGAGACAGAAGTGGAAGGGGCTGACTTCCAACATCTCCgaggtcaccatggtaacaacaTGTCAAAAAACGTCTTCACCTTTAGGGAAAGCTATATGGGGTTAGAGCATCAGCATGGTCACAAGGAAAAACAATACAGAACACAAGACGAGAGGGTTAACCATAGCAACCATAACAATCGATACAACCATGGCAACCATAaggatgtctgcagcagctcgtACCAAGTGAAAAACTGTGTTCTGGAAAATTGGCCTGCTAGCCACCACGAAAACAGTGTTGGCGGTCCTCTTCCTAGATCACAAAACCAGGAGGTACTATCACCCCGACAATCGCAGCTCTGCTACACTCCAGCCAGTTACATTCCTCTCAGTGACTACATCACCGTGGATGAGGAGGAACTGTTCTGCTTTAGCCCAGATGGAAGCAcagccaccgccaccgccacaTACAGTGGCCCAGCTCACTCTAAACGAGCACCCTCCCCTCT TTGA
- the LOC101073565 gene encoding phospholipid phosphatase-related protein type 5-like isoform X1 gives MLYFQVVILAAVVMLAYYCEFTDTFSPAEQGFICRDPALTKPDPGPEQDGRIQPVILYSVVGGLPVVLISGVEIIIFLLHHNSNLYDTENVVMMGDCCYVNPMVRRTFQFLGVYVFGLFVTDIFVNAGQLITGSLAPHFLSVCRPNYTALGCQGAAQFVSQTDACTGDPDDIMRARKTFPSKEAALSLYTAVYLAMYIMSCVGSQAGCLTGPVLSLSLVSLALLIGINRVAEYRNHWTDVIAGQAIGGAIAVFLVVFVVQYFRKYHVLSHSPSDAETADTDEPTRSKAAMQTSDKHAVAQSPGSFSEVT, from the exons ATGCTGTATTTCCAGGTGGTGATTTTAGCTGCTGTCGTCATGCTGGCTTACTACTGCGAGTTCACTGACACCTTCAGTCCGGCAGAACAGGGCTTCATCTGCAGAGACCCAGCCTTAACCAAACCGGACCCTGGACCGGAGCAGGACGGCCGCATACAGCCAGTAATACTCTACTCTGTGGTGGGTGGACTGCCTGTTGTTCTG ATTTCGGGTGTGGAAATAatcatcttcctccttcacCACAACTCAAACTTGTATGATACAGAGAATGTTGTCATGATGGGTGACTGCTGCTATGTGAACCCAATGGTGCGACGCACCTTCCAATTCCTTG GTGTTTATGTATTCGGTCTGTTTGTGACGGACATCTTCGTCAACGCTGGTCAGCTCATTACAGGAAGTCTGgctcctcatttcctgtctgtttgccGGCCCAATTACACTGCCCTTGGCTGCCAGGGTGCAGCACAGTTTGTCAGCCAAACAGATGCTTGCACTGGTGACCCCGATGACATCATGAGGGCCAGAAAGACGTTCCCTTCCAAAGAGGCAGCGCTGAGCCTCTACACTGCAGTTTACCTGGCT ATGTACATCATGTCCTGTGTTGGTTCCCAAGCAGGGTGCCTGACTGGGCCTGTCCTCAGCCTCTCACTGGTGTCTCTGGCCTTGCTTATAGGCATTAACAGAGTGGCAGAGTATCGAAACCACTGGACTGATGTCATCGCCGGGCAGGCCATCGGAGGAGCTATTGCTGTCTTTCTG gTGGTGTTTGTAGTGCAGTATTTCAGGAAGTACCATGTGCTTTCGCACAGTCCCTCTGATGCAGAAACTGCTGACACTGATGAGCCTACTCGAAGTAAAGCTGCCATGCAAACCAGCGACAAACACGCTGTTGCACAG AGTCCAGGATCCTTTTCAGAAGTCACATGA
- the LOC101073565 gene encoding phospholipid phosphatase-related protein type 5-like isoform X2 gives MLYFQGFICRDPALTKPDPGPEQDGRIQPVILYSVVGGLPVVLISGVEIIIFLLHHNSNLYDTENVVMMGDCCYVNPMVRRTFQFLGVYVFGLFVTDIFVNAGQLITGSLAPHFLSVCRPNYTALGCQGAAQFVSQTDACTGDPDDIMRARKTFPSKEAALSLYTAVYLAMYIMSCVGSQAGCLTGPVLSLSLVSLALLIGINRVAEYRNHWTDVIAGQAIGGAIAVFLVVFVVQYFRKYHVLSHSPSDAETADTDEPTRSKAAMQTSDKHAVAQSPGSFSEVT, from the exons ATGCTGTATTTCCAG GGCTTCATCTGCAGAGACCCAGCCTTAACCAAACCGGACCCTGGACCGGAGCAGGACGGCCGCATACAGCCAGTAATACTCTACTCTGTGGTGGGTGGACTGCCTGTTGTTCTG ATTTCGGGTGTGGAAATAatcatcttcctccttcacCACAACTCAAACTTGTATGATACAGAGAATGTTGTCATGATGGGTGACTGCTGCTATGTGAACCCAATGGTGCGACGCACCTTCCAATTCCTTG GTGTTTATGTATTCGGTCTGTTTGTGACGGACATCTTCGTCAACGCTGGTCAGCTCATTACAGGAAGTCTGgctcctcatttcctgtctgtttgccGGCCCAATTACACTGCCCTTGGCTGCCAGGGTGCAGCACAGTTTGTCAGCCAAACAGATGCTTGCACTGGTGACCCCGATGACATCATGAGGGCCAGAAAGACGTTCCCTTCCAAAGAGGCAGCGCTGAGCCTCTACACTGCAGTTTACCTGGCT ATGTACATCATGTCCTGTGTTGGTTCCCAAGCAGGGTGCCTGACTGGGCCTGTCCTCAGCCTCTCACTGGTGTCTCTGGCCTTGCTTATAGGCATTAACAGAGTGGCAGAGTATCGAAACCACTGGACTGATGTCATCGCCGGGCAGGCCATCGGAGGAGCTATTGCTGTCTTTCTG gTGGTGTTTGTAGTGCAGTATTTCAGGAAGTACCATGTGCTTTCGCACAGTCCCTCTGATGCAGAAACTGCTGACACTGATGAGCCTACTCGAAGTAAAGCTGCCATGCAAACCAGCGACAAACACGCTGTTGCACAG AGTCCAGGATCCTTTTCAGAAGTCACATGA
- the tyw3 gene encoding tRNA wybutosine-synthesizing protein 3 homolog, translating into MEKEFSRWKKQCLKKLDLSKKGSVDEDISHLVSLINSRERFFTTSSCSGRIILIDRVSGISDIQKQNCHWLFVSHQKCKPDDLISALERSNGDAVFKFEPFVLHVQCRQLDDAQMMHSVAINAGFRNSGLTVGKLGKIMMAVRSTHVLEVPLSHNGKVLVEQEYIHFLTELANQKMEENLRRIQRFYDNLQSALLTQNFPKPQIKDPPISEDLQVSPHDLEAENGQRNNPTLVYQRRRKQGKKTLDNSCYGDSSSSIPELEDCLHLFT; encoded by the exons ATGGAGAAAGAGTTCAGTCGGTGGAAGAAGCAATGTTTGAAGAAGCTGGATCTAAGTAAGAAGGGAAGCGTTGATGAAGATATCAGCCATTTGGTTTCTCTGATCAACAGCCGGGAGAGGTTCTTCACCACCAGCTCCTGCTCCGGCAGAATCATCCTCATAGACCGG GTTTCAGGTATTAGTGACATCCAGAAACAGAATTGTCACTGGCTGTTTGTCTCACACCAGAAATGTAAACCTGATGACTTA ATATCAGCTCTGGAGCGCTCCAATGGTGATGCAGTGTTCAAGTTTGAGCCATTTGTCCTCCATGTTCAGTGCAGACAGTTGGATGATGCACAGATGATG CACTCAGTGGCCATCAATGCAGGCTTCAGGAACTCTGGTCTTACTGTTGGCAAGTTAGGAAAAATAATGATG GCAGTCCGTAGCACTCATGTTCTGGAAGTTCCTCTCAGCCACAATGGAAAAGTCTTGGTTGAACAAGAATACATCCATTTCCTGACTGAGCTGGCCAAtcagaaaatggaggagaaTCTTAGACGGATCCAGAG gttcTATGATAATCTCCAGTCAGCTTTACTTACCCAGAATTTCCCAAAACCACAAATAAAAGACCCTCCCATTTCAGAGGATCTACAGGTCTCCCCTCATGACCTGGAGGCTGAAAATGGACAAAGAAATAACCCAACACTTGTCTATCAAAGAAGACggaaacaggggaaaaaaaccctcgaCAACAGTTGCTACGGTGACAGTTCCAGCAGCATTCCAGAGCTGGAAGACTGTTTACACCTTTTCACATGA
- the plppr4a gene encoding phospholipid phosphatase-related protein type 4 has product MRIRPQLPILASSVVSLYFLELTDIFQPVHSGYSCNDRSLSLPFILPRQEVCPLPLLFSLAFAAPTATILIGEAILYCYLSRRSSSTQTEANINAAGCNFNSYIRRAVRFIGVHIFGLCVTALITDILQLTTGQHTPYWLDVCKPNLTHINLSTCDEAFILEDICSGQDSSLITAGRKSFPSQHATLSAFAAVYISMYFNTVLTDSAKLLKPLLVFTFVMLAILAGLTRIIQFRNHPVDVYCGWILGAAIAIYLGVYAVGNFQPSEDRSRSLPIPPILREPPLSSLPNVSQSAISNSHQAHHTLAPNKPEPIITRSSSHTLSPNRPEPILMRSASYREPSLSNLKRASAEVEVITPSSPLGNHDGMATFSSSTLPRSHGGSSFEEGRIPRRHASIHTSMDSTRSKQLLSQWKNKNDNRKLSLQVMDGIRPACSSSPQRNMEFRCSSEPSAMGLEAEFRGITHLPTLIGQEAELRAEAHIPAQYMKLAASSIPMGNHNHLALNGSTGMPSGARVSIQSRPGSSQLVHIPEEENLNSRDQESESEDSIMDGGGSVREKWLRAAEKTTIPCRPLSAGGQPRLMQVITLSKQQGLLYSPRSEDGGSIRYRALTDQDPSPPASTTGAVGGGGGLERSGSIVRVEAHPESKSHKPVVKPPSTDGSGSWRWKPAEQRASLRQSTFALNDLNRHTDSCDSLRDGAFAPPFHPHPQAITTIRVTPVEGGMAASSDGGSDCQSVASSSRESTLRRKSGSHVVHVPEHTADLGNSQDGNRIDSESSNRFHETLRSFQENPIQPIHPNHPSHPNRQMFARPSPTPPPTLPRPILTHTSTPTLGLAYKE; this is encoded by the exons ATGAGGATCAGACCACAG ctccctaTCCTGGCCTCCTCTGTTGTCAGTCTATACTTCCTGGAACTTACTGATATTTTCCAGCCAGTGCATTCTGGGTACAGCTGTAATGACCGCAGCCTGTCTCTGCCCTTCATCCTgcccagacaggaagtctgcCCACTGCCTCTGCTCTTCAGCCTGGCATTTGCTGCTCCCACTGCCACT ATTCTGATTGGGGAGGCTATTCTTTACTGCTACCTCTCCAGGAGGTCCTCAAGTACACAGACCGAGGCCAACATCAATGCTGCTGGCTGTAATTTCAACTCCTACATTCGCAGGGCGGTTCGCTTTATAG GTGTCCATATCTTTGGTCTGTGTGTGACGGCTCTCATAACTGACATCCTCCAGCTGACCACTGGTCAACATACTCCCTACTGGCTGGATGTTTGCAAGCCCAATCTGACCCACATTAACTTGTCCACCTGTGACGAGGCCTTTATTTTGGAGGACATCTGCTCTGGACAAGACAGCAGTCTGATCACTGCTGGAAG GAAGTCTTTCCCCTCCCAGCATGCAACTCTgtctgcttttgctgctgtctACATCTCA ATGTACTTTAACACGGTGCTGACAGACTCAGCCAAGCTGCTGAAGCCTCTGTTGGTGTTCACCTTTGTCATGCTGGCCATTCTGGCTGGGTTAACTAGGATCATCCAGTTCAGGAATCATCCTGTCGACGTCTACTGTGGATGGATACTGGGTGCTGCCATCGCCATTTATCTG GGTGTGTATGCAGTGGGAAATTTCCAGCCAAGTGAGGACCGGTCCAGAAGTCTTCCAATTCCCCCCATTCTGAGAGAGccccctctttcctccctccccaATGTCAGCCAGTCAGCAATTAGCAACAGTCATCAAG CTCACCACACTCTGGCACCAAACAAACCGGAGCCCATCATCACAAGGTCTTCTTCTCACACCTTGTCTCCTAACCGGCCAGAGCCCATCCTGATGAGGAGTGCCTCTTACCGAGAGCCATCTCTGTCGAATCTAAAGAGAGCCAGCGCAGAGGTGGAGGTCATAACTCCATCCAGTCCTCTGGGCAATCATGACGGCATGGCAACCTTCAGTAGCAGCACACTGCCAAG GTCCCATGGAGGCTCTTCATTTGAAGAGGGACGGATTCCACGGCGCCACGCTTCCATCCACACCTCCATGGACTCCACCCGGTCCAAACAGCTGCTTAGCCAGTGGAAGAATAAGAATGACAACAGGAAGCTGTCTCTGCAGGTGATGGATGGAATAAGGCCAGCCTGTTCCTCGTCTCCTCAGAGGAACATGGAGTTCCGATGCTCCTCTGAACCTTCTGCTATGGGCCTAGAGGCAGAGTTTCGTGGCATTACACACCTACCCACCCTCATTGGTCAGGAGGCAGAGCTGCGTGCGGAGGCCCATATTCCTGCTCAGTACATGAAACTAGCAGCTAGCTCTATTCCTATGGGAAACCACAACCACTTGGCCCTTAATGGCAGTACTGGAATGCCCAGTGGGGCCAGAGTGTCCATCCAATCCCGACCTGGCTCTTCCCAACTGGTTCACATTCCAGAGGAGGAAAACCTCAACAGCAGGGATCAGGAAAGTGAGTCAGAGGACAGTATTATGgatggtggtgggtcagtgagaGAGAAGTGGCTGAGAGCAGCTGAGAAAACCACCATCCCCTGCAGGCCGCTCAGTGCTGGAGGACAGCCTCGTCTCATGCAG GTGATAACTTTATCCAAACAACAGGGCTTGCTTTACTCCCCTCGCTCAGAGGACGGTGGTTCCATTCGTTATCGAGCCCTGACGGACCAGGACCCATCACCTCCGGCCTCCACCACTGGAGCAGTGGGTGGAG GAGGGGGTTTGGAAAGATCAGGAAGTATAGTCCGAGTTGAAGCCCACCCAGAGTCAAAATCACACAAGCCTGTGGTGAAACCTCCCAGCACAGATGGAAGTGGCTCCTGGCGATGGAAACCTGCAGAACAACGAGCCTCCCTCAGACAGTCGACCTTTGCCCTGAATGACCTGAACAGACACACTGATAGCTGCGATTCGCTGAGGGACGGAGC CTTTGCCCCACCCTTCCACCCTCATCCTCAGGCTATTACCACCATTAGGGTAACCCCAGTCGAGGGGGGTATGGCTGCCAGCAGTGACGGTGGCTCAGATTGCCAGTCGGTTGCTTCATCTAGCCGCGAGTCTACCCTCAGGAGGAAGAGTGGCTCACATGTTGTTCACGTCCCCGAACATACGGCAGACCTCGGCAACAGCCAGGATGGCAACCGTATCGACAGCGAGAGCAGCAACCGTTTCCATGAGACCCTGAGAAGCTTTCAAGAAAACCCAATCCAGCCCATCCATCCCAACCACCCCAGTCACCCTAACAGGCAGATGTTTGCCCGTCCCAGCCCGACTCCTCCCCCTACCTTGCCCCGCCCTATCCTCACCCACACGTCTACACCTACTCTGGGCCTGGCCTATAAAGAATGA